The Paenibacillus mucilaginosus 3016 genome includes the window CGGCAACGGCGTGCACCCGCTGTCACTCATGCTTGCAGTAGGAGGGGATGTCGAAGCGGTTACCGTACACCACAGCCGCAGCGGAAGAGGAGTATGCCTGCTCGATTTTGCCGGCGGGGCGGTAGGCAATTTCCACATGGCTTCGGGGCCGCATCCGATTGAGCGATACAGCTTCTACGGAAACAACTGGCATTTGGAGATCGAGAATTCCCTCCGTGTGACGCTGCAGCGGGGGATTCCTCATGAGTACAACAAGACCTGGAATTACGTGCCGGAGGGCACAGATACCGGAGCCATTGTCTGGGAGCCGCAGAATCATCTGGCTACGCTGGAGAACAAGGCTTTGTTCACTCAAGGCATGTATGGTGAAATGAAGTATTTTTGTGACTGTATCCTGGAGGGCAGGCAGCCGCAGCGAGGCTCCCTCGAATTTGCCCTCAAGCTGATGAAGGTATATGAAGCAGCTCTGCTGTCGAACGGCAAAACCATAGCAATAAGCTAGCGCAGAAGCAGCAGGTTCCATAACCCAGCGGGATTGAGCGGAATACGCAGTACCCCCGTGGGTATTCATGTGCCTCGCGGCGTTTCGTATTGGGGAAAAACGGCTCCTTTCCTTCAACATGTACGGGAAACTGTGATTGCGCCGCATCCTCACAGCAAGTTATACTACTTATTACAACATTAGTAATAAGAGGAGTCACATGAATATTACCAATACAGCCGAGATTCGGAGCCAGAATAAGAAAAAGATCATCGAGTATTTGCGAAACGAGTCGTCCACCAAGAAGATCATGTCCGACCGGCTGGAACTCAGCTTCGCAACCGTATCGAATTTGTGCAATCAGCTCATTGAGGAAGAGATTCTCCAAATCACTTCCTCAATGAGCTCCAAAGGAGGCAGAATTCCAGGGCTTATCTCTATTCGTCCTAACAGCAAGTATACACTATGCCTGGATTTTAACAATGCCGAGGACGCCAGAGTCGCTCTCGTGAACCTAAGCAACGAGCTGGTGGATTGTACAAAGGTTGTGATCCAGGAGTCAGCGGATTATTCGCAGTATCTCCAGGCTTACTACGATGCGGCACTGGGTCTCCTGGAGAAGCACAGCATTTCACACAGCCAGCTGCTTGGTGTGGGGGCCGCCATTCCCGGGATTTTCTACAAGAAAAACAACACGGTGATCAACTCAACGAACGCTTTGTTTGAGAACAAACCGATGAAGTTGGATATCGAGCAAAAGTTCGGACTTCCCGCTTACCTCGAGAATGAATCCAATCTGCTCGCACTGGCTTCACTGCTGAAGGATCAGGTGAAGGGCAGCAGCGCTGATATCGTGTATATCTACCTTGGTGAAGGTCTTGGTGTCGGAATCACCAGCAGGGGCAGCCTGCTTACCGGGACCAGAGGACTGGGCGGGGAAATCAGCCATATGGGCATCGGTGCCAGGTCATTTCCCTGTTACTGCGGGAAAGCAGGATGCATTGAGAGTGAACTCACCATCAGCGGATTTTACCGTAAGCTTCGTGGAGCAGAAACTGCTCTGCCGGACAACCCGGGCGAGTGGTGGGGGCATTT containing:
- a CDS encoding ROK family protein, whose translation is MNITNTAEIRSQNKKKIIEYLRNESSTKKIMSDRLELSFATVSNLCNQLIEEEILQITSSMSSKGGRIPGLISIRPNSKYTLCLDFNNAEDARVALVNLSNELVDCTKVVIQESADYSQYLQAYYDAALGLLEKHSISHSQLLGVGAAIPGIFYKKNNTVINSTNALFENKPMKLDIEQKFGLPAYLENESNLLALASLLKDQVKGSSADIVYIYLGEGLGVGITSRGSLLTGTRGLGGEISHMGIGARSFPCYCGKAGCIESELTISGFYRKLRGAETALPDNPGEWWGHFVKEVLSGEPAAVDVIAENGRLLGSLVSVLANIFDPDEVYIGGFIEGIFPVLHPYIVEEAQSRMATHEYFFPSIRGSAGYEHLLIQGCGELVFKQWNP